Below is a genomic region from Parageobacillus toebii NBRC 107807.
GGAACACGATCTACCCCATATCCAAGAACATCATGATATACTAGCACTTGGCCATCCACTTCGTCACCAGCGCCGATACCGATCGTTGGAATCGTCAACTGTTTCGTTATTTCCGCGGCAATTTGTTTCGGCACACATTCCAAAACGAGGGCGATTGCGCCGGCTTCCTCGCATAACTTAGCGTCTTCTATTAATTTTCGTGCGCTTTCCGCATCTTTCCCCTGCACTTTATAACCACCAAGCACTCCAACAGACTGCGGAGTAAGTCCAAGATGGGCAACAACTGGAACCCCTGCTTTTGTAAAGGCGCGAATAACGTTTACAACGTCATCGGCGCCTTCCACTTTCACTGCGTTCGCTCCTGATTCTTGCATTATGCGTTGAGCATTGCGGAGCGCTTCCTCCATGGATAAATGATAAGACATAAACGGCATATCGGTTACGATAAACGTATTCGGCGCTCCGCGACGAACCGCTTTCGTATGATGAATCATATCTTCGACGGTAACAGGTATCGTTGAATCATACCCTAAAACGACCATTCCGAGCGAATCGCCGACTAAAATCATGTCAACACCCGCCGCCTCCGCCAGTTTCGCCGACGGGAAATCGTAAGCAGTCAGCATGACAATTGGTTCATTTTCTTGCTTCATTTTGAAAAAATCGGTTTTCGTTTTCATTATCTATTCCCTCCTCTTTTGTCGCAGAGGAGATGAATCACCGAACAAAAAAACCTTCTTTCTCTACCTTGAGAAAGAAGGACGCTTATCGCAGCAATCGGCTGAGTTCATCCCTCTGTCCAAGTCCTTCTAAGGATCAAGGCAGATCGTTTTTTATTTGATTGTTCCTTCTTGCCCGGTGCAGTTCTTTCGCAAAAGATACTGCCCATTTCCTTGTTAGTTCGTATTTTAACAAAATTGTTACATTTTTTCTAGATGAATGTTTATGATTGAATATCGGCAGAGTGAATATAATGGATATGTTTTTCTTCATCTTCAAGCATAAGCACACCTTCATCGGTAATGCCCAGTGCAATTCCTTTGATCGTCCCGTTTAACGTTCGGGCGGTAATTTCTTTTCCGATGCTTGTCGCATATCCTTCCCATAATAGTTTAATGGGACGGAAGCCGTATTGTAAATACTGTTGATATAATCTTTCAAGCCGCAGCAGAATTTCTTGGACCAGCTGTGCACGTTGAATGCGCTCCCCTTTTTCAATGGCGAGCGATGTAGCAATCGTGCGAATTTCTTCTGGAAATTGATCCAATGTTTGGTTGACATTAATGCCCATGCCGATAATCACCGAATGAATCCGATCAGGGTCTGCTTGCAGTTCCGTTAAAATACCGACACACTTTTTTCCATTGATTAAAATATCGTTGGGCCATTTAATGTCCGGGACGATGTTCGCTTTTTCTTGGATCGCTTGCGCAATCGCAACTGCTGTTAACAAAGTAAGCTGCGGCGCTTTTTGCGGCGGAATTGGCGGACGCAAAATGAGACTCATCCATATTCCCGTTCCTTTTGGAGAAAACCATTTGCGGTCCATCCGTCCGCGTCCCGCCGTTTGCTGTTCCGCGATCACAAGCGTCCCTTCTTTTGCTCCTTCATACGCAAGGCGCAAAGCGATCTTTTGCGTAGATGTTACTTCCTCTTCAAAATGAATATAGCGGCCGAACGTTTCCGTCTTTAAACCAAGTTGAATTTCATTTGCTGTCACTTTATCAGGAGTTTTTACAATGCGGTAGCCGAGACGGCGCACCGCTTCTAATTCAAACCCTTCTTTCCGCAATTCTTCGATATGTTTCCAAACAGCCGTACGTGAACAACCTAGCACTTCACTAATTTTTTGTCCAGAAATAAAATCTCCATTCGCCTCTGAAAATAGCTCTAACAATTTTCTCCGCGTATCAGATTGCGATGAATGAGCCATTCGTGAATCCGCTCCTTATGATTATCTACTTCTCCATGAATAACCGCTCGTTCAATGAGTGTCAATATCTCTTTTACCCAAGGCCCTCCCGGTTTGCCAAACCATTTCATGATGTCGTTTCCGCTTACTGCTAATTCTTTCTTTGTTTTAATCGGAAGAGACATAAACAATTCGTTCAATTTCTTTCGATGTTCCTCCACATTTTCGCCGCTTGCCACTGAACGAATCGTTTCCGCGGCAATCGCATGCTCAAGTCCGAATTCAAATAATCGCTCTTTCGTCCAATCACTGCTCGAAGGAATCGTTTGTAAAATCCGTAACGCCATCTCCACTTCTTTGATCAGCCGATTCGGCAGCTTCCACGCTCGTAAAAAGTCAGCGGCCGAATCGACGCAAAGGATATAGCATAAAAATCCCCACCGCTGCCCGCGTGAATCAAGCAGCCTCCAATTATAGCGGGCAGCTGCCTGCAATTCATTCTCTTTGTCACGCAGCATCGGTAAATATAAAAACAACCCTGTTTCTACTAGTAAAGACAAAGCTCGGCTGGCAAACGGACCCTCAAGCAGCTTTTCAAACTCCATCGTCATCCGTTCCACCGAAATATGGGCAAGAAGCGCAGCGTTTTCTATAATCGCCTGCTTTGTTTCTTCATCAAGGGAAAATCCTAATTGACCAACAAACCGGATCGCGCGCATCATCCTTAACGCATCTTCTGAAAAACGCGCTTTTGGATCACCGACCGTACAAATGATACGATTTGCAATCGCCTCTTGCCCTCCAAATGGATCGATCAACTTTCCTTCTGCATCCATCGCGATCGCATTCATCGTAAAATCACGGCGCTGTAAATCTTCATAAAGGGATCGGACAAACGTAACCGCCCCCGGCCGACGATAATCTTCATATTCACTTTCTGTTCGAAACGTTGTCACTTCGTAGGAAATTCCGTTATGGACAACCACTACCGTTCCGTGTTGCGAACCGATATCAATCGTTTTTGGAAATAATTGCATCACTTCATCTGGCAGCGCGGATGTAGCAATATCAATATCGCCAATTTCTCGATTTAATAAAAGATCGCGCACCGCACCGCCTACAAAATACGCTTCATATCCGTGCTGCTGCAATGTTTGAATAATGCCGAGCGCTTTTTGAAATGGTTCTTTCATCACCTCACCCCTTTGCCAATGAAAAATAAATATCTTCATATTGTTCCACAATTTGTTCCGAATAAAATTTTTGATATACCGTTTGAACCGCCTGCTTGGCCATATACATGTGAAGATGTTTGTCTGTTAAAATGCGAAGCGCTTTATTTGCCACTTCTTCCACATTTCCAAGCTCACATAAAAACCCTGTTTTACCGTCTTCAATCACTTCAGGAATGCCGCCGATCGTCGTACCAATGCAAGGAACGCCGCAGGCCATCGCTTCTAATAGCACAAGACCAAAGCTTTCTTTTTCTGATAATAGCATCTTCACATCGCTAATCGAATATAATTCATCGAGCTTGTCTTGTTTTCCTAAAAAGCGTACATCATCACTAAGTCCAAGCTCTGTCACAAGGCGGCTGACGACAGTCATTTCCGGTCCATCGCCGACAAGCAGCAGTTTCGCAGGCAGATGCTTGCGAATGAGAGAAAAAGCGCGCACAACATCAGGAACCCGCTTGACTTTTCGAAAGTTGGATACATGAATGATGACTTTTTCGTTCTCATCAATCCCATATTCTTTCTTTAAATGATTGGCATTTTTTTTGTGATATACACGCTCGTCCACAAAGTTATAGACGGTTTGGATCGGTTTTTGTACGTCAAGAAGCTCATACGTCTGCTTGACAAGCGCATTCGAAACGGCGGTGACAACATCTGATTGCTCAATTCCAAATTTAATCATATCGCTCAACGATGGATCATATCCAAGCACCGTAATATCCGTTCCGTGCAATGTCGTAACAATCTTTAATTTCCCGCCTACCATTTGCTTCGCCAATACAGCGCAAACCGCATGCGGAACGGCATAGTGGGCATGCAACACATCGAGCCGCTCCCGCTTCGCCACTTCAGCAATTTTGCTTGCCAGAGCTAAATCATATGGCGGATATTGAAATACAGAATATTGATTGACGCCCACTTCATGATAATAAATGTTGCCATACACTTTATTGAGACGAAACGGCATGCTCGAAGAAATAAAATGAATTTCATGCCCTTTTTCTGCCAGCAATTTCCCTAATTCGGTCGCAACGACACCAGAGCCGCCTACTGTTGGATAACAAACAATCCCTATTTTTAGCTTCATTGTCACACTCCTAATAAATCATTGGCAATCTTAAGTGGTTTTTTTGCGAAAAATCCTTCCGCAAACATCACGCCAGCTTCTTTTCCTAATAACCGCTCACGGCTTTCCACCATTTCAATATAGCCGTCTGTAAGCGGTGTATCAACAGAACCGGCTGTTTTTGTAAATTGGCTTTCATAAGCGCGCAAACTGGCTAATTTTTTGTCAATCGTATCACTAATATCGATGACAAAATGCGGGCGTTCCCACGCATTAATCATATAGTAATAGACAGAATGAACGCGATGTGCCGGCAAGTCCGGCTCTGTTTTATAGCGGCGGATGCCAGCGGAAAACACCGCCTCTTCCACAAGATGTGCGCAACGGCCATGATCCGGATGCCGGTCCACCCAATAAGGGGCAAACACAACGTGCGGGCGGTATCGGCGAATCACTGAAACAATGCTTTTAACCGCTTCTTCTGTCACATATAAGCCGCGGTCCGGAAGGCCAAGATTTATTCTTGTAGCCACTCCTAATATATCCGCAGCCTCCCTTGCTTCTTTTTGCCGCAATTCCACCGTTCCGTTTGACGATAATTCGGCTAATGTTAAATCGCAAATGCCAATGCGATAGCCTTTTTCGGCATATTTGGCAATCGTTCCACCCATCCCGATTTCGACATCATCCGGATGAGCGCCGAATGCTAACATATGTAATTGCTCATAATCCATTTATTTCACCTTTTCTTCCACGAACAATGTTTCTCCATGCAAAATCGCCGCGCTCTAACCCTTTAATTAAAATTTCCGCCGTCCCCATATTTGTCGCAAGCGGCACCGAATATACATCGCATAAACGAATTAATGCGCTGACATCCGGCTCATGCGGTTGCGCGGTCAGCGGATCACGGAAAAATATCACCATATCCATTTCATTGCGGGCAATCATTGCGCCAATTTCTTGATCTCCACCATATGGTCCTGATTGAAAGCGATGCACTTTCAGTCCTGTCGCCTCTTGAATGCGAAGACCTGTTGTCCCGGTCGCATACAATTCATGCTGTTCTAAAATCGGCTGATAGGCAGTAACAAACTCAATCATATCCGCTTTCTTTTTATCATGCGCGATTAACGCGATCTTCACGATAGCACCCCCGCTTAGTGGCCGTTTTACTCGATAATGTGTTCCAAACCGTATACGAGCGTATGCAATTTCATGACTGTTTCTACTGACAATTTTACTCCAGACATGAACGAAGCGCGGTTGAACGAATCATGGCGAATCGTTAATGCTTGTCCATTTCCGCCGAAAATCACTTCTTGATGAGCGATAAGCCCCGGGAGGCGGACACTATGAATCGGTATGCCGTCATATGTCGCGCCGCGCGCTCCGGCAAGCGTCTCTTTCTCATCCGGATGGCCTTGTTTTTTTGTCGGGCGTACCATCGAAATAAGCTGTGCCGTTTTCACTGCGGTTCCGGATGGAGCATCGAGTTTTTGGTCGTGATGTAATTCGATAATTTCAACATCAGGAAAATATTTCGCCGCCATTTGCGCAAATTTCATCATTAAAATGGCCCCAATCGCAAAGTTAGGCGCAATGATCGCTCCAATTCCTTTTTCTTCCGCTAACGTGGTAAGACGTTGAATATCTTCATCCGTAAAACCGGTCGTGCCAACGACAGGACGGACTCCGTAGCGAAGCGCGATTTCAGCATGTTTTTTTCCTGCTTCCGGTGTCGTTAAATCGATGAGTACATCCGGTTTGATTTCTTCAAAACAGCGGGCAGCATCGGTATATATCGGGGCGTGAATGCCGGAAAATCCTTCGACATCCGCTAAATTTCCCCCGTCATTTTTACGGTCAATGACGGCAGCAAGCTGAAAATGATCGGTCTTTTGTACAAGGGAAACCGCTTCGCGTCCCATTCGGCCACGCGGACCGGCAATGACGATACGGATTGTCTCCATTATGCTTCCTCCTCTTCTTTTCGCGTCCAGCGGTTTTTATCACGGGTACGAAACTTTTCCATCACCATATCATGTGCTTGTTGCAAATCGATATGGAGAGAGTTGGCAAAACAGATAAGGACAAATAGCAAATCCCCTAGCTCTTCTTCAATGGTTTTTTCCTTTTCCGTCTGTTTTTTCGGCTTTTCGCCATAATAATGATTCACTTCCCGCGCCAATTCGCCAAGCTCTTCGGTAAGTCTCGCAAGCATGGCGAGCGGGCTGAAATACCCTTCTTTAAATTGGCTAATATATTCGTCTACCTCTTGTTGCAGCTGCTTCATCGTCTTTTCTTGCATAAACGTCACCTCTCATGTTTTCATGTTAGCTAAAAGCAACGTTTTTGACAAATATTTTTGCGCCTAACGCGCGCACATTGCTTATACAAACAACTTCATCTATAATTAAGGACGCTGACTACTATGAAAACGGAGGTAGCCATATGATTTTCGGGCTAAAAATAAAAAATATTATTTTCATTTTACTTGGTGCTGCCATTTTTGCGTTTGGACTTGTCCATTTCAACATGCAAAATAATTTAGCAGAAGGCGGCTTTACAGGAATTACGCTGCTTCTCTACTTTTTATTTGACATGGATCCATCCATTACAAACTTAGCGTTAAACATTCCTCTCTTCTTTATCGGTTGGAAATTGCTTGGGCGCAATTCGTTTTTATATACGATTATCGGAACGGTAGGCCTTTCTCTTTTCCTCTGGATTTTTCAACGTTACGCCATTCATATGCCGCTAAAGCATGATATGACGCTAGCGGCGTTATTTGCTGGCGTATTTATCGGCGTCGGTCTGGGCATTATTTTCCGTTACGGCGGAACCACAGGCGGCGTCGACATTATCGCGCGACTTGTCCATAAATATAAAGGGATTAGCATGGGAAAAACGATGTTTACGTTTGATGCCGCCGTTATTACTCTTTCATTGCTTTACCTTTCTTACCGCGAGGCAATGTATACGCTCGTTGCAGTGTTTATCGCCGCCCGCGTCATCGACTTTATGCAGGA
It encodes:
- the panB gene encoding 3-methyl-2-oxobutanoate hydroxymethyltransferase, with product MKTKTDFFKMKQENEPIVMLTAYDFPSAKLAEAAGVDMILVGDSLGMVVLGYDSTIPVTVEDMIHHTKAVRRGAPNTFIVTDMPFMSYHLSMEEALRNAQRIMQESGANAVKVEGADDVVNVIRAFTKAGVPVVAHLGLTPQSVGVLGGYKVQGKDAESARKLIEDAKLCEEAGAIALVLECVPKQIAAEITKQLTIPTIGIGAGDEVDGQVLVYHDVLGYGVDRVPKFVKKYANIQETISHALANYIADVKLRQFPEAAHMFTMKEEEWIALYGGKRT
- a CDS encoding biotin--[acetyl-CoA-carboxylase] ligase; protein product: MAHSSQSDTRRKLLELFSEANGDFISGQKISEVLGCSRTAVWKHIEELRKEGFELEAVRRLGYRIVKTPDKVTANEIQLGLKTETFGRYIHFEEEVTSTQKIALRLAYEGAKEGTLVIAEQQTAGRGRMDRKWFSPKGTGIWMSLILRPPIPPQKAPQLTLLTAVAIAQAIQEKANIVPDIKWPNDILINGKKCVGILTELQADPDRIHSVIIGMGINVNQTLDQFPEEIRTIATSLAIEKGERIQRAQLVQEILLRLERLYQQYLQYGFRPIKLLWEGYATSIGKEITARTLNGTIKGIALGITDEGVLMLEDEEKHIHYIHSADIQS
- a CDS encoding CCA tRNA nucleotidyltransferase — translated: MKEPFQKALGIIQTLQQHGYEAYFVGGAVRDLLLNREIGDIDIATSALPDEVMQLFPKTIDIGSQHGTVVVVHNGISYEVTTFRTESEYEDYRRPGAVTFVRSLYEDLQRRDFTMNAIAMDAEGKLIDPFGGQEAIANRIICTVGDPKARFSEDALRMMRAIRFVGQLGFSLDEETKQAIIENAALLAHISVERMTMEFEKLLEGPFASRALSLLVETGLFLYLPMLRDKENELQAAARYNWRLLDSRGQRWGFLCYILCVDSAADFLRAWKLPNRLIKEVEMALRILQTIPSSSDWTKERLFEFGLEHAIAAETIRSVASGENVEEHRKKLNELFMSLPIKTKKELAVSGNDIMKWFGKPGGPWVKEILTLIERAVIHGEVDNHKERIHEWLIHRNLIRGENC
- the bshA gene encoding N-acetyl-alpha-D-glucosaminyl L-malate synthase BshA — its product is MKLKIGIVCYPTVGGSGVVATELGKLLAEKGHEIHFISSSMPFRLNKVYGNIYYHEVGVNQYSVFQYPPYDLALASKIAEVAKRERLDVLHAHYAVPHAVCAVLAKQMVGGKLKIVTTLHGTDITVLGYDPSLSDMIKFGIEQSDVVTAVSNALVKQTYELLDVQKPIQTVYNFVDERVYHKKNANHLKKEYGIDENEKVIIHVSNFRKVKRVPDVVRAFSLIRKHLPAKLLLVGDGPEMTVVSRLVTELGLSDDVRFLGKQDKLDELYSISDVKMLLSEKESFGLVLLEAMACGVPCIGTTIGGIPEVIEDGKTGFLCELGNVEEVANKALRILTDKHLHMYMAKQAVQTVYQKFYSEQIVEQYEDIYFSLAKG
- the bshB1 gene encoding bacillithiol biosynthesis deacetylase BshB1, with product MDYEQLHMLAFGAHPDDVEIGMGGTIAKYAEKGYRIGICDLTLAELSSNGTVELRQKEAREAADILGVATRINLGLPDRGLYVTEEAVKSIVSVIRRYRPHVVFAPYWVDRHPDHGRCAHLVEEAVFSAGIRRYKTEPDLPAHRVHSVYYYMINAWERPHFVIDISDTIDKKLASLRAYESQFTKTAGSVDTPLTDGYIEMVESRERLLGKEAGVMFAEGFFAKKPLKIANDLLGV
- the mgsA gene encoding methylglyoxal synthase; this translates as MKIALIAHDKKKADMIEFVTAYQPILEQHELYATGTTGLRIQEATGLKVHRFQSGPYGGDQEIGAMIARNEMDMVIFFRDPLTAQPHEPDVSALIRLCDVYSVPLATNMGTAEILIKGLERGDFAWRNIVRGRKGEINGL
- the dapB gene encoding 4-hydroxy-tetrahydrodipicolinate reductase, encoding METIRIVIAGPRGRMGREAVSLVQKTDHFQLAAVIDRKNDGGNLADVEGFSGIHAPIYTDAARCFEEIKPDVLIDLTTPEAGKKHAEIALRYGVRPVVGTTGFTDEDIQRLTTLAEEKGIGAIIAPNFAIGAILMMKFAQMAAKYFPDVEIIELHHDQKLDAPSGTAVKTAQLISMVRPTKKQGHPDEKETLAGARGATYDGIPIHSVRLPGLIAHQEVIFGGNGQALTIRHDSFNRASFMSGVKLSVETVMKLHTLVYGLEHIIE
- a CDS encoding nucleotide pyrophosphohydrolase: MQEKTMKQLQQEVDEYISQFKEGYFSPLAMLARLTEELGELAREVNHYYGEKPKKQTEKEKTIEEELGDLLFVLICFANSLHIDLQQAHDMVMEKFRTRDKNRWTRKEEEEA
- a CDS encoding YitT family protein → MIFGLKIKNIIFILLGAAIFAFGLVHFNMQNNLAEGGFTGITLLLYFLFDMDPSITNLALNIPLFFIGWKLLGRNSFLYTIIGTVGLSLFLWIFQRYAIHMPLKHDMTLAALFAGVFIGVGLGIIFRYGGTTGGVDIIARLVHKYKGISMGKTMFTFDAAVITLSLLYLSYREAMYTLVAVFIAARVIDFMQEGGYAAKGATIISEKSEEIASKILTEMDRGVTILKGRGSYTKRDRDVLYCVVAKNELPRLKNVIISVDPHAFVAVTDVHDVLGEGFTLDERKQPLEQ